A window from Drosophila miranda strain MSH22 chromosome Y unlocalized genomic scaffold, D.miranda_PacBio2.1 Contig_Y2_pilon, whole genome shotgun sequence encodes these proteins:
- the LOC108158906 gene encoding probable cytochrome P450 4aa1, whose translation MFVEKVLERATKTELCSILALLVISLSIYSFYAHLDTYLRSVILSLRLSGPPTLPILGNCLLIKDKDLMRNQAAKAFDLYGSLVRIWVLFFPFFVVLQPEDLQVILSSQKHTNKVFIYQLMHNFLGDGLITSSGLKWSTHRRLIQPAFHLSLLEKFIGTFVDASQSLYESLGASAVGTDINIVSIVNNCVVDILNEAVLGVPIKKKGLDLVKIDESPFRQGKLMIPTRFSHPWLLFDGIYHWTKLSNDELNQKKRLHDFTHQMIKIRREILANTGNNNAERKCLLDYMIEISESNPDFTEQDIVNEACTLMLAGQDSVGGAVAFTIFLLAQNAECQEQCHEELERIFDYSDRAPTMSDLREMRYLEMCIKEALRLYPTVPLIARKLGEEVRLSDHTLAAASNIFICPYATHRLNNIYPEPEKFNPERFSPENSKDRHPYAFIPFSAGPRYCIGNRFAIMEMKTIVSRLLRSFQLLPVAEKTTFDVSYRITLRASGGLWVRLKPRDHPISQTRDSDCFGL comes from the exons ATGTTTGTGGAAAAAGTG CTAGAACGCGCCACCAAAACGGAGCTATGCTCGATCCTGGCCCTGCTGGTCATCAGTCTGAGCATCTACTCGTTCTATGCCCATCTGGACACGTACCTGAGATCGGTCATACTGTCGCTGCGGCTGTCGGGTCCGCCAACGCTGCCCATTCTGGGAAATTGCCTGCTCATCAAGGATAAGGACT TGATGAGAAATCAAGCAGCCAAGGCCTTCGATTTGTATGGATCCCTTGTGCGGATCTGGGTGCTCTTTTTCCCCTTCTTTGTGGTCTTGCAGCCAGAGGATCTGCAGGTCATATTGTCCTCGCAGAAGCACACCAATAAAGTCTTCATCTACCAGCTGATGCATAATTTCCTGGGGGATGGCCTCATCACTAGCAGCGGCCTCAAGTGGAGCACCCACCGCAGGCTCATCCAACCGGCATTCCACCTCAGCCTGCTGGAGAAGTTCATTGGGACCTTTGTGGACGCCTCGCAGTCGCTGTACGAGTCGCTCGGTGCCTCCGCCGTAGGCACTGACATCAACATCGTCAGCATCGTGAACAACTGTGTGGTGGACATCTTAAATG AGGCCGTTTTGGGTGTGCCCATCAAAAAGAAGGGGTTGGACCTGGTCAAAATCGATGAGTCGCCATTTCGGCAGGGCAAACTCATGATACCCACCCGGTTCTCACATCCCTGGCTTCTGTTTGATGGCATTTACCACTGGACGAAGTTGTCCAACGATGAGCTCAATCAGAAGAAGCGCCTTCACGACTTCACCCACCAGATGATCAAGATTCGTCGCGAGATTCTGGCCAACACCGGCAACAACAACGCCGAGCGGAAGTGTCTGCTGGACTACATGATCGAGATCTCGGAGAGCAATCCCGACTTCACGGAGCAGGACATCGTCAACGAGGCCTGCACTTTAATGCTGGCCGGGCAGGACTCTGTGGGCGGAGCCGTGGCCTTCACCATCTTCCTGCTGGCCCAGAATGCCGAGTGCCAGGAGCAGTGCCACGAGGAGCTGGAGCGCATCTTCGACTACAGCGATCGGGCGCCCACCATGAGTGATCTGCGGGAGATGCGCTACCTGGAGATGTGCATAAAGGAGGCCCTGCGCCTCTACCCCACAGTGCCACTAATTGCCCGCAAGCTGGGCGAGGAGGTGCGTCTGAGCGACCACACTCTGGCCGCGGCTAGCAATATTTTCATCTGCCCCTATGCCACCCACCGCCTGAACAACATCTACCCCGAGCCGGAGAAATTCAACCCGGAGCGTTTTTCTCCAGAGAACTCTAAGGACCGCCACCCGTACGCCTTCATTCCGTTCAGCGCCGGGCCGCGCTACTGCATTGGCAATCGGTTCGCCATCATGGAGATGAAGACCATTGTCTCGCGACTGCTGCGCAGCTTCCAGCTGCTGCCGGTGGCCGAGAAGACCACCTTCGATGTCTCTTACCGCATCACTCTGCGTGCCTCCGGCGGTCTGTGGGTGCGCCTGAAGCCCCGCGATCATCCCATCTCGCAGACCCGCGACAGCGATTGCTTCGGACTGTAG